The following is a genomic window from Haloarcula sp. DT43.
CCACAAGCTCGAAGAACATGAACGCCATCAGGAGGTTGTTGGCGACGACGAACCCGAGCATGCTCGCCGTGAACAGGCCGAGGCCGGCGTAGTACCGGGGGAGCCCGGTCTCGCCCTCGTCGTTCATGTATCCAAGCGAGAAGATGTGGACGAGGAACGAGATGAGACAGACGATAAGCAGCATGAGCGCCGACAGCGGGTCCAACAGGAGACCGAAGTTCAGTCGGAGCGACTCGACGCTCGCGGTCCACGTGTACAGTATCTCGTTGTGGACGTCGCCGCCAGCCACCGTCAGCGCGACCCATATCGACAGCAGGAGCGATCCGCCCGTCGCGGTAATCCCGGCGAGCGCGCCGCCTTTCGGCATGCGCTCGCCGGCGAACAGCGCGACGAGGAACGATACGAACGGCAGCAGGACAATCGCCGGAGCGTATGTGAATGCAGCCATCTGTTACCACCTCATCGTCGTCGCCTTCGTCACGTCCACGTCTGTGAAGTTGCGGTACAGGACCAGGATGATGCCGATGCCGATGGCGACCTCGGCGGCGGCGAGCGCCATCCCGAACAGCGCGAACACCTGGCCGGTGAGGTTCCCGTGTTGCAGCGAGAACGCGACGAGGTTGATGTTCGCAGCGTTCAGCATCAGCTCGACGGACATCAGGAAGACGAGCGCGTTCCGCCGGGTGAGGATGCCGAACAGGCCGATACAGAACACGGCCGCCGAAAGCAGGAGGTACGTCTCGGCCGGAATCACGCGTCCTCACCCCCCTGGCCGCCGTCGGCGGCAACGGCCACGTCCTCATCCTCCGTCGTCTCCACGCCGAGTGTCACCGACTCGCCGGCGACTTCCCGCCGGGCGAGCATGACGGCCCCGACGAGTGCGGCCACCAGCACGATGTCGATAATCTCGAAGACGATGAGGAAGCCCTCGCCGGGGACGGCCGTCTCGCCTTCGTCCATTATCGCGCCCGGGGCGATGTCGAACAGCGCCGCCCCGAGGCTCTTGGTTATCGCCGCCCCTTCGCCGAAGCCCGCCGGGGCGGGAAACGAGACGCCGATAAACACGGCCCCGAGGACGACGAACAGGCCAACAGCGGCTAGTCCCGCGACGAAACTCCCCTCGGTCTGTAGTTCGGGCTTTGTAGTCATGGTGCCACCTCTATCACCGACTCGTCCTCACGAGTCAGCATCACCGCGAAGGTGATGAGGACGAGGACGCCGCCGACGTACACCAGGATTTGCATGGTTGCGACGAACGCCGCCTGGTTCATGACGTAGAACACTGCGACGCTGACCAGTGACACGCCCAGTAACAGCGCCGAGTGCCAGACGTCCCGGACTAACACGACGCCCGCAGCGCTGCCCACCGTTACCATAGCGAACAGCGCGAACGCGATTGACTCTGCCAGTGCCATCTTACTTGGAGACTCTTTGCGGCGTCCCTTTGAAGATTCCTCTTTCGTCTCGCCAGTAGAGCCACTGTTTGCCGGTATGACCCCCCAGATTTCGGGGGCACTCCCGCTGCATGGACGACCCCCTACCAAAATAGGCGGTGTTCTTGCCGGGAGAACGGTCACACAGGCCTCGAACCGTGAGCTGCGAAGGTACCTGGCCGTCGGTCGGGAACGACTGTCCGGAACGGCCACACGTCAGAGAACAACCGGAAAGCGCGCGAGACGTTACTGGTAGTCGACTTCGCCGTCGCCCTCGCCGATCCACGCGCCCCGGTCCGGTTCGCGGGACTCCAGCGGGTCGATGTCCTTGTACCACGGCACGTTCTTGAGCTGTTCCTTGTCGTAGGCGAACTCGTCTTTCGTGTCCGCGGTGAACTCGAAGTTCTGGGTCAGCAGGATGGCGTCGGTCGGACAGACCTCCTCGCACAGCCGGCAGTAGATACACTGGCCGATGTGGAGGTTGTACTGCTCGCCGTTGCGCTGCTCGTCCATCACGATCTGGATGGTGTTGTTCGGGCAGACGTTCTCACACTGCCGACACCAGATACACCGCTCCTGGCTCCACTTGTGGACGCCGCGGAAGCGGGGGCTCACCTCGGGGGCGACGTCCGGGTACTCCACCGTGAACGTCTCCCCGTCGAGGGCGTGTTTCATCGTCGTCGCCATTGATTTCAGGATTCCTATCATGACAGGTCACCTCCGGTCGCTCGTGGGTCGATACGTGTGGCCGTCATTAGACGGTCACCCCGACGATGACCGCGGTCAACAGCAGGTTCGCAAGCGAGAGCACCAGCATCCCCTTCCAGCCGATTTCGATGAGCTGGTCGATACGGACGCGGGGCACCGCCGAGCGGGCCCACTGCGTGAACAGGAAGACGCCCCATATCTTGATCATGAACCACACGATGCCCGGCAGGACCGGGCCGGCCGGCCCGCCGAGGAAGATGGTGGCGATGATGGCCCCGCCCAGGAAGATGTGGATGAACTCCCCGAGGTAGACGAGCACGAAGTACACCGAGGAGTACTCGGTCTGGTACCCGGCGACGATTTCGGTCGGCGCTTCAGGGATGTCGAAGGGGTTGCGGCCGACCTCCGCGAGGTTCGCTATCATGAAGAGGACGAACGCGAAGGGGTTCACGAACGCGTACCACGACGGCAGCGGGCCGACCAGCGACTGCTGCTGGGCCGCGACGATCTCGCTCATCTGGAGCGAGCCGGCGAAGATGACGACCGACGCGCCCGTCAGGATGAGCGGAATCTCGTAGGCGAGGTTCTGCGCGACCGCGCGCAGCCCGCCGAGGAACGAGTACTTGTTGTTCGACGCGTAGCCGGCCATCACGAGACCGACGGAGGCCATCGAGGCCGTCGCGAACACGTACGCCAGGCCGACCTCGGGGTCGGCGAGCTGGATGCCGTTCCCCATCGGGATGACGGCGAACCCGAGCAAGGCGGTGCTGGCGATGACCAGCGGCGCGAGGTCCCACGCCGGCCGGTCGACGCCTTCGGGAACGATGAGTTCCTTCGACAGCAGGCGGACGGCGTCGGCCACGATGATGAACAGCCCGTACGGACCGATACGGTCGACGGCGATGCGGTCGGTGAACGCGGCGGTTATCTTCCGCTTTGCCCACGGACCGGCAAGCGCCGTGTTCGTCATCATGAGCGTCCCGATGAGCCCCGCGCCGACGAGGCTCATCACTATCATCACGGCCGTGCTGTTGGGGTCGAGTCCCAGCAGGTTCGCGAGCGTCTCGGGCAACGGCGCCGACTGCATTACCGGTCCACCTCCCCGAGCACGATGTCGAGGCTCCCGAGCGAGGCAATCATGTCAGGGATGTACTCGCCCTGGGACATCTCCGGCAGCGTCTGCAGGTTCGAGAAGCACGGGCTGCGTATCTTGAACCGGGCCGGCTTGTCCGTCCCATCCGAGCGGATGTAGATGCCGAGTTCGCCCTTCGCACCCTCGACGGAGCGGTAAATCTCCCTGTCGGGGTCGGGGCGGAGCGTCCGCGGGACGTTGGCCTGAATCTCGCGGTCGTCCTCCGGCCACTGCTCCAGGAGGTCGACGCACTGTTCGATGATGCGGGCCGACTCCTCGACCTCGCGGAGGCGAACGAGCACGCGGCTGAAGTTGTCGCCGCCCTGCTCGGTGACGACGTTCCAGTCGAGTTCGTCGTAGTAGCCGTACGGGTCGTCCCGGCGGAGGTCGTAGTCGACGCCCGAGCCACGCGCCACGGGGCCGGTCGCGCCGTACTGCTTGACCATCTCCTTGCTCAGGACGCCGGTGTCGACACACCGCATCTGGAAGATTTCGTTGCCGGTGACGAGGTCGTGGATCTCCTCGAGCTTGTGCGGCAGGTCGTCGAGGAAGTCACGGACCTTCTCGAAGTACTCCTCGCGGGGTTCGGGCAGGTCCCAGGCGACTCCGCCCAGCCGGAGGTAGTTGAACATCAGCCGCTGACCGGTCAGGTCCTCAAGCAGGTTCTGGACGATTTCGCGGTCGCGGATGCCGTACTGGAAGACGGCGGTGAAGTCGCCGAACACGTCCAGCGCGAACGTCGCCAGCGCGAGTTCGTGGGAGGCGATGCGGCACATCTCGGCGGACATCGTCCGGATGATCTGTGCGTACTCGGGGACCTCGATGTCGGCGAGGTCCTCGGCAGCACGAGCGTAGGCCCACTCGTTGAGGATGCCGGCCGAGATGTAGTCCCAGCGGTCGGGGTAGGGCATGATCTGGTGGCGGTAGGTGCCCTGCTGGCACATCTGCTCCTCACAGCGGTGCAGGTAGCCGATGTCTGGCTCGATGTCGGCGATCTGCTCGCCGTCGAGCACCGTCTCGACGTGGAGAACGCCGTGGGTCGCCGGGTGGTGCGGGCCGATGTTGACGAACATCGTGTCCGGGTCGTCCTCGCTGCGCTTGTCGTCCTGCAGCGGGTTCGCGTGCTCGCGCAGGGAGACGATCTGTGGCTGGTCCTGGTTGTAGTCCTGGCTCAGCGGGTGGCCCTGCCAGGTCTCGGGCAGGAGGATGCGACGGAGGTCGGGGTGGTCGTCGTAGTCGATGCCGACCAGGTCGTAGGCCTCCCGCTCGTGCCAGTCCGCGGTGTCGTAGACGCGCGCGGCCGACTCGTTGTGCGGGTCGTCCTTCGGCGAGGGCACGACGACGGACAGCTCCTGTGTCGGGTCGTCGTACTTCCGCAGGTGGTAGATGGACTCGTACCGGTCGTCGTACTCCTGTGCGGTGACACAGGCGCAGTGGTCGAACCCTGCCTCCTCTTTCAGCGTCGAGAGGACCTCCTGGACCTCGTCGGGACGGATGACGAACCCCTCGGCGTTGACGTGCTCCTCGCGGTCGAGGACGTGTCCCCCGAGCAGGTCCGCGAGCGCGTCGTAATCGAGGCCGTCCTCCGTAACGCCGACGTCGAGCGCCGTGTCGCGTGATGGTTTTTCTAAACTCATGGCAAGTTATGGAGAGTCGTTCCAGTTGTACCGCATGACGAGGTCCTCCTCGTCGATTTCGCTGGCGAGTTTGTCCACGAGCTCGTCCTGTTCGAGGTCGCCGAACTCCTCCAGTTCGTAGGGCTTGACCGTCACCGGCGAGGACTCGCCCTCGGCGATTCGCTCCTGGAGCTTGGCGATACCGTAGATGAGCGCCTCGGGGCGGGGCGGACAGCCCGGGACGTGGATGTCGACCGGGATGACCTCCTCCGCGCCCTTGATGACGTTGTACCCTTCCTGGAACGGCCCCCCAGAGATGGTACAGGACCCCATCGAGACGACGAACTTCGGCTCGGGCATCTGGTCGTAGACCCGCTTCATCCGCGGGGCGAACTTCGAGACGATGGTCCCCGGGACGATGATGACGTCCGCCTGGCGCGGGGACGCGCGCGGCACCCCCGACCCGAAGCGGTCCAGGTCGTGCTTGATAGCGTAGGTGTGAATCATCTCGATGCTACAGCAGGCGATGCCGAACTGCAGCATGAACATCGAGGAGCCCCGGACCCAGTTCATGAACTTGTCGAACTTGGTCAGGATAAAGGGCGTCGACCCGAACGCCTCGCGCAGCGTCGAGTTGAAGCGGTCGTCGGCCCCGTCACCCATGCGGGCCTCCTGTGTCGATACGTCTTCGACGGCCGGTGGTGTCTGGTCACTACTCATATGTGTCTGCCCCCTTCGTGGCGCGCGGACTGCGCACCCACTGGACTGCGCCGTTGCGCCAGGCCCAACCGAGTCCGACGATGAGCACGCCGATGAATACGACCATCGGCAGCAGCGCCGTAGTCATCCCGAACTCAGCGACGGCGTCGCTGTAGATGACCGTCCACGGGAAGATGAGGACGGTCTCGATGTCGAAGATGACGAACAGCAGCGCGACCATGTAGTACTGGATATTAAACTTGATCTTCTGGCTGCTGCCAGTCGGCACTTCACCGGACTCGTAGGTGGTGCGTTTGCCTTGTTCCGGCACGCTGGGCCGCAAGAGGCTCGAAACTGCCATCATACTGACTGGGATGGCTAGCGCCACGACCGCGAGCGCGCCGATGGCGATCCATGGATTACTCATTCCGGTATCTCCTATCGTCTGCCGGTTAGAAGTACTCGCATATAAGGGTTCATTGTTCGGTTTTTCGGCCCTGTAGGTCTTTAAGAGCCGACGCGCCACGAGCGGGCCCGACCCCCTCCGGCGTGGCTCGCGGGCTCCGATACCACCCGGCCTACTCGTCCCAGTACTCGCGTTTGAAGCCGGGCGTCCCGAGTTCGTGGAGGTCGCGCGACGCCTCGCCGACTTCTGTCTGGAGCCCCTCGTGGTAGGAGACGAGACGGTCGCGCAGTTCGTCGTACTGCCGTGCGAGAATCTGTGCCGCCGAGAGCGCGGCGTTGAACGACTTGCCGGCGTCGACGGCGGTGATTGGCGCGCCCTGCGGCATGCCGATAACCGAGTCGACGGACTTCTCCTGTACCGGGACGCCGATGACCGGCAGCGGGTACGCGATGCTCGCGGTCATGTTCGGCAGGTCCGCGGACTTGCCGCCCGCGCCGGCGATAATCACGTCGACGCCGCGGTCGGCGGCCGTCTCCGCGTACGCGTACATCAGGTCCGGCGTCCGGTGAGCCGAACAGACGAACGTCTCGAAGGTGAAGCGGCTCTCGGGCGCGTCGGTGTAGTCCGTCTGTTCCTCGAACCCGAGTTCGTCCGCGAGCGCGGCGTACGCTCCCGGCCGCTTGCCCTGCCCGCCGGCCATCGTCGGCAGGTCCGAATCCGACCCCATGACGATGCCGACGTCGGGCGTCAGGTCGTTCGGCCGGTCCATCGCGGCTTCTTCGTGCAACTGGTCGATGAGCGACTGGACGCTGTCTGCGGGCATGCGACCGACTGCGACCGGGACCGGCGTAAGTGTAGGCGGTTTCCGGTCAGTCGGCAAGCGCCGCGTCCAGTTCGACAAGCAGCGTCTGTGGCTCCGCGGGGAAGCATCTGAGAGGGGCTGCACGGCCCCGTACCTGTATCCTGAGCGCGTCCCGCTTGCGGTAGGTGAGCGCGAGGCTGACGACGCCGGCGACGGCGAAGGCACCGCCGAGGAGGACCGACCGGCCGAACGACAGCAGGCCGAACCCCACAAGCGCGGCGCTCATCACCGCGAGAAACCAGTCGACGTCCTGGAGGCTCACCTCGACGACGTCGTCGAGTTCGACCACCACCGGACCGTCACCGCGGTCGACTACCAGGCGGTCGGCACCGAGGACGACGCGCCCGCCGAGCCGGAGCGAACCGGCGTACCGCTCGGAGCGGACGGGCGCTTCGGCCGCGTCGTGGCTGTCCTCGCCCACGGTCAGTCGTCGCTCGGCGCGGGCGGCCGGTCACCGCCGCGGCCGCGGATGCGGTCGAGCGACGAGACGTACTCGCTGTCGTCCTCGGTGAGCGCGGCCCAGGCCGCGAGGCCGCGCTCCTCGCGGGTCCCCGGCACGGTGTTGTCGAGGACGAAGGCGACGATGCCGCCGACGACCATCCCGGTGCCGCCCATGACGAACAGCGTGGTGGCGACGACGTCGGTCCCGAGGACGCCGCCCAGCACCGGGACCGCCGCAAGACCCTGCTGGAGCGCCGTCGACCCGCCGACGTCCATCCCCTGTCCGACCTGGCTCATGTACTCGGGCACCGCGAGGCCGGCAAAGAGCGCGAAGCCGACGATGAAGACGTTCCGGTTGGCGTCGAGGTCGACGTACTTGAGCTGTGAGAGCCCGACGGCGGCAATCTGTCCGAACATGACGATGTAGAGGCCGCCGATGATAGGCGACGGGATGGTCGCAAACAGCTGGCCCGCCGGGCCGAAGTAGCCGACCAGCATCATCACGACCGCGCCGATTTGCACGACGTAGCGCGAGGCGACGCCGGTGATGGCGATTGCGCCGACGTTCTCGGTGTAGGAGGTACAGCCGTTGCCGGTCCCCATGATGCCGGCGAACACGTTGCCGATACCCTCCATCCCGATGCCGTCGTTGATTCGGCGGCCGCTCGGTGCGCCGCGGCCGGCGATGCGGGCGACGGAGTGGTAGTCGCCGAAGCTCTCGACGACGGAGGCGAGCATCCCGGCGAACATCCCGACGACGAACCCCGGCGTGAACTGCGGGAGCCCCCACTGGAACGGGTAGATGGGCTGGACCAGCGGTGCGCTCGTGACCGAGCCGAGCGAGACGTAGCTGACAGAGCCGGCGGCGAAGACGCCCGTGACCGAGAGGACGGCCGCAACGGTCCACGCGAACACGATGCCCAGCAACACGGGAAAGAGCTTGAACGCGCGGTGGCGTCGGTCGAGGTACTGCGAGCAGGCGACGATTGCGAGCATCGTCAGCCCGAGCAGCCACCAGTTCTGGCCGGTCCCGGGGCTTGCGAAGTTCGGGTTCGCAATCTGGGGGACGTTGAACAGCGCCAGGCCGATGAGCGCGATGACCGGCGCGATGACGACCGGGCCGACGTAGCGCTTGAGCTTCCCCATGAGGCCGCTGTAGCCGATTAGCACCTCGACGACGCCGGCGACGATGACGGCCCCCTGTAGCTCGACGAGCATGGTCTGCCAGTCGGCCCCCTGCTGGGCGAGCACGCCGATGATGGCCAGTCCGGGCGCGAGCATGGAGAACGTCCCGCCCTGGACGATTGGGTACCGGTTGCCCAGCGTCGTCTGGGCGAGCGTGGCGACGCCGGAGACGACGAAGAACGTCCCGATGAGACGGCCGACCTGTCCCGGTGCGGCTTCGAGCATCCCCATCGCGCCCGCGAGTCCGAGCGGAATCGCCACGGACGCGCCTATCATCGTGAGGTAGTGCTGGACGCCCAGCAGTATCGCCTGTTTCCGTGGCGGCTTGTCGTCGATGCCGTACTCGACGAAGCCGGCGGTCTCCGGTTCCTCCGGTGTGGTCGCGTTTTGGCCGTCGTCCGGCGGTGTCTCGTCAGTCATGCTCGCTACCCGTGGCACTGCCACTCCCGACACATATTCTTTGCTCGTTGGCCCGGCGGGACGGCCCGCTTCGAAAGGAAAACGCTCTTGGCCCGTTCCGACACAGTCTTGGACATGAGCAACGGGGACGACGAGGCCGACGCGTCGGACGACGCCGAGGCAGATGGGAGCGACGTGACCGCCGAAGAACTGGAATCGCGTCTCACGGAGGCCGGCGAGGCCCTCGACGCCGCATCGACGGAGGCCGACCTCGACGACGTCGAGTCGTCCCTCGACGACATCGAGAGCGACCTCGAAGCCGCCGACCTGCCGGAACCCGACGAGGACGACGACGATGCCGAGGACCCCCGCGAGGAACTGGAGGCCCAGCTCTCGGACCTGCGCGCCGACCTCGACGAACAGCGTGGTCCCTACGCCGAGGACGTGGTCGCCATCGTCTCCGACGCCGCGGACACCGTCACCGACAGCGAATGGACCGACGACGGCGAGGCGGACGCACAGGACGCGGTCGAGACGTTCCTCGACGAGAGTGCCGAGTTCGTCGACCACGACGCCGACACGGGTGGCGATTTCGTCGCCGCCGGGGACGCGCTGGAGACGGTCGCCGACGCCATCGAAGCCGAGAGCCTCGACCCCGACGACGACACGGAGACCATCCAAGGGCTCCTCGAAGCCGCCGAGACGCTGGAGACGGGGCTCGAAGAGGCCGAAGTCTGGGACGACCTGACGGTACAGGAGCAACTCGACGCCCGCGGGTTCTACGACGTGTTGACGAACGAGAACCGGAAGGACTTCCCGCCGGAGTGGAACGCGGCGAAGCTCCACGCCGAGGAGGGGAACTTCGAGCAGGTCCTGTTCGCCTACGACAAGCTCGGGTCGGAGTTCTTCGACGGCTACATCGTCGACCTCCTGTACAACCTCGGGAGCGACGCGGAACCGGCCTTCGACGCGATGCACCAGCGCGCACAGAAACGCGACAAGGGACCAATCGAGGTGCTGGGGAAGATCGGCGACGAGCGCGCGACCGAGACGCTCCACGACTACATCGACGGCGACGGCGACCCCGCGCTCCAGAAGGTCACGCTGCGTGCGCTGGGCGCCATCGGCAGCGCGTCGTCGGTCCAGCCCGTCGCCAATCGGCTCGACGCTGACAGCGAGGAGGTCCGCTCGGTCGCGGCCCGCGCTCTGGGCCTGCTCGGAGACACCCGCGCCATCGAGCCGCTGAGTAACGTCCTCAAATCCGAGGACAGCGATTCCGTCCGCGCCTCCGCCGCGTGGGCGCTCCGACAGATAGGGACCGAAGCGGCCCTCGACGAGGCCGCCCGCTACACGGACGACCGCGCCTACCTCGTCCAGGCCGAGGCGGAGAAAGCGGCGAGCGCCTGAGCCCGGGAACCTTTTTGTACGAAGGGGCGGCCAGACGCCCCGATGCGGTCGCTCACATTCGTCTGCTGTCTGCTCGTCCTCGTAGCTACGGCCCCACAGACCGCCACCGGACAGGCCGCTTCGGCCACGACGACGGCCGGTGGTCCCGACGAGCCGTCGATTCACGCGGTGTATCCGGACCCCGTCGCCGGCGGCGACGAGGGAGAGTTTGTCGTCCTCAGCGCCCCCGAGGGGACCGACCTCGGGGAGTACGCCGTCACCGACGGTGACAGCACCGCTGCCGTTCCGAACACGACTGCCAGCGGACGTGTCGTCCTCTCGACGGCACCGAACCGGACCCGGAGGCTCACCGACCGGCCGGTCGTGGGCCTCGACGGCCACCTCGGGCTGGCAAACGGCGGCGAGCGAATCCGGCTCCAGCACGGCAACCGGACCGTCGACGCCGTCCGGTACGCCGACCCGGCTGAGGGCGAACTCGGCGTCGTGAACGGCTCGGTCGTTCGCTGGCGGCCGCTGGGCGCGACCGACCGCCCCGTCGTCAGGGCCGCGGGCGGCGAGGTGCGGGCGTTCGCGCTCCCGGACGCGCCCGCAACCCCGCTTCGTCCGATACGGAACGCCACGGAGCGGGTGTACCTGGCCGGGTATACGCTCTCATCCGACAGAGTCGCCGACGCCCTCGTCGCCGCCCAGCGCCGCGGTGCGACCGTCCGCGTCCTGCTGGAAGGCGACCCGGTCGGGAGCCGAACCGCCACGGAAGCCCGCACCCTCGACCGGCTGACCGACGCCGGCGTCTCCGTCCGGGTCGTGACGGGGCCCCGCGCCAGATACCGCTACCACCATGCCAAATACGCCGTCGCCGACCGGCAGGCCGTCGTACTGACGGAGAACTGGAAGCCCGCGGGCACCGGCGGCAACAGCAGCCGCGGCTGGGGCGTGGTGACGGCACAGCCGCGGGTCGTCGCGGGGCTGAATCGGACGTTCCAATCCGACGCCGGCTGGCAGGACAACCAGCGGTGGTCGACGTACCGTCGTGGCCGGCAGTTCGAGCGAGGCGAGCCGGCGACCGGGGACTATCCGACCCGATTTCCCGCGGAGTCGGTGGCAGTCCAGCGGACGGACCTCCTGGTCACCCCGGACAACGCCCAGCGCAAACTCGTCACGACGATAGACGACGCGGAGGACTCCGTCGACGTCGTCCAGCCGACGGTCGGGGACTGGGACAGCCCGCTGCTCCGGGCGCTCCGTCGGGCTGGGGCACGCGGCGTCGAGGTCCGCCTGCTCCTCAGTGACGCGTGGTACGTCCGCGAGGAGAACACACGGACGGCAGAGCGGTTCCGGGAGTGGGCCGAGCGCAACGACGCGGCGCTGACGGCGAAAGTGGCCGACCCCGACGGGCGCTACGAAAAAATACACGCGAAAGGCGCAGTCATCGACGACGAGCGCGTCGTCGTCGGCAGCCTCAACTGGAACGAGCAGGCGGCGACGGAGAACCGGGAGGTCGTGGTGATACTCCACGGGAGCGACGCGGCGGCCTACTTCGGCGCGGTCTTCGACGCGGACTGGGCGGCCGGCGGGTTCGATACGCCGGTCGGGGTCCTCGCCGCCGTGGTCGGCCTCCTCGTGGTCGCTGGGCTCGCCGCTCGTCGCGTGTCCTTCGAGGCCTGAAAACGAGCGCCGACCCTACACTTCGTCCGGCAGCGCCGTCGAACTGCCCAGTTCCTCGTCGATTTCGGCCTCGGCCATCTTCTCGACCAGCGCGTCGATGACCGACTCGCGCCGGCCCTTGACGAACTTGATGGAGCCGACGACGAGGTGGCCGCCGCCGGAGACGCCGCCGCCGTCGACCTCCTCGGTGAGTTCGGTGACCATCCGCGGGATGTCGAGTCGGACGCCGTCGGAGCGCAGGACGGCGAAGTCCGGACCGTAGCCGATGGTGATGACGGGGTCGCCGGTCTCGGCGACCTTCCGGTCGTGGATTTCGCCGGTCGTCTTGCCGGGTGCGGGGTACGTGAAGCGGTGAGCGTGGTTCTCGACGTCGATGGTGTAGAGGTGCGCGCCGTTGTCGAGGCGCTCGTGCTCGACGTGGCTCATCGCGGCGTCGAGCTGGTCGGCCACGTCGCGCTCGGCGCGCTCGGCGAGGAAGTCGACGACCTCCGCGTGGCGCTCGCGGTCGTCGCAGTCGACGTTCAGCACGTCGGTGATGAGCTGTTCGCCGGAGCTGTACCGCAGCCAGTGGGTGGCGTAGTCGAGCGCCTCACCGATGTCGCGCAGGTCGGTCTCGTCGTACCCCTGTTCGCTCGCCAGGTCGATGTAATCCCGCATCGCCTCGGCCTCGGAGCGGTCCGAGAGGCCGGCGACGGCGGGGACGTGCGTGAGGTCCTCGGTGAGGTCGGGATCGATCATCCGGGCGAGTTCGACACAGAGCATGCCCGTCGTGATGCGGTAGTCCTCGTCGTGGAGATAGGGGTTGACGTGTTGCTCGATGAGCGGCTCGACGGCCTCGGGGTCCGGGTGGTGGTGGTCGACGACGACGACAGGGATGTCGTAGTGCCGGAGGTTCCGGTAGGCCGGCGTGTCCTCCTCGGTCGAGCCGTTGTCGAGCATCAGCAGCATCGGGAGCTTCTGGCCGTGGCGGGTTCGGTCCTCCAGCGCGAAGTTGAGGTCCCGGGTCACGTCCTCCATCTCGTAGTAGGGGGCCTTGCTCGGCAAGCGCTTGAGGAGGTGCTGGGGCGCGCTGTCGTCCTCGTACTGGGAGGCGATAAAGGACTCCAGCGCGACCTGCAGGGGGACGCTCGCACAGAGGCCGTCGCCGTCGGCGTGGTGGCGCATCCGAATCGGCCGGCCCGAGAGCACGGTCTTGCGGAGTTCGGTCGCCACTTCGCGGAGGTCGTCCCACAGCTTCTCGAAGGCGGGCCACTCGACGAGTGGCTCGATGTCGGCCGGCTGGGCGGCCTCGGCCAGCGCGGCGTCGAGGTCGCTCTCGACGTCGGCGGCGGCCTCACCGTCGAGGACAGTGAGCGACTCGGCCTCGACCTGCAGGCCGTCGTCGCGCTCCTCGGCGCGCCCGGAGACGCGGACGATGTCGTCGATTTCGACCTCGGGGTGGGCCCGGACGCCGGCCTCCTCGAAGGCGGCACAGGGGACGATACCAGTCTCGTCGCGGACCTGGAACACCGTCGGGCCGCCGGTCTGTTTTATCTGGACGACCTGGCCCTCGATGACGACGGTCGAGCCGGTGGCGTCGGCGAGGTCGGCGACGGTGGTCGCGTCGCCGTGGACGACGCGCTCGTCCTCGTAGTCGGCGACCCGGACCTCCTCGAAGCTCAGGTCGCCGTCAGGGCGGATTTCGCCGAGTTCGACGATGAGGTCGTCGCCCACGTCGTACTGACCAAGGAGATTAGAGTCGTGGACGAGTCCGGAGACAGCGTCGGAGAGGTCGACGAACACGCCGTATTCGACGGTCCCGTTGACGGTTGCGTGGTACAGTGCGCCTTCT
Proteins encoded in this region:
- the nuoK gene encoding NADH-quinone oxidoreductase subunit NuoK, translating into MIPAETYLLLSAAVFCIGLFGILTRRNALVFLMSVELMLNAANINLVAFSLQHGNLTGQVFALFGMALAAAEVAIGIGIILVLYRNFTDVDVTKATTMRW
- a CDS encoding proton-conducting membrane transporter, with the protein product MTTKPELQTEGSFVAGLAAVGLFVVLGAVFIGVSFPAPAGFGEGAAITKSLGAALFDIAPGAIMDEGETAVPGEGFLIVFEIIDIVLVAALVGAVMLARREVAGESVTLGVETTEDEDVAVAADGGQGGEDA
- a CDS encoding NADH-quinone oxidoreductase subunit J: MALAESIAFALFAMVTVGSAAGVVLVRDVWHSALLLGVSLVSVAVFYVMNQAAFVATMQILVYVGGVLVLITFAVMLTREDESVIEVAP
- a CDS encoding NuoI/complex I 23 kDa subunit family protein; its protein translation is MIGILKSMATTMKHALDGETFTVEYPDVAPEVSPRFRGVHKWSQERCIWCRQCENVCPNNTIQIVMDEQRNGEQYNLHIGQCIYCRLCEEVCPTDAILLTQNFEFTADTKDEFAYDKEQLKNVPWYKDIDPLESREPDRGAWIGEGDGEVDYQ
- a CDS encoding complex I subunit 1/NuoH family protein; its protein translation is MQSAPLPETLANLLGLDPNSTAVMIVMSLVGAGLIGTLMMTNTALAGPWAKRKITAAFTDRIAVDRIGPYGLFIIVADAVRLLSKELIVPEGVDRPAWDLAPLVIASTALLGFAVIPMGNGIQLADPEVGLAYVFATASMASVGLVMAGYASNNKYSFLGGLRAVAQNLAYEIPLILTGASVVIFAGSLQMSEIVAAQQQSLVGPLPSWYAFVNPFAFVLFMIANLAEVGRNPFDIPEAPTEIVAGYQTEYSSVYFVLVYLGEFIHIFLGGAIIATIFLGGPAGPVLPGIVWFMIKIWGVFLFTQWARSAVPRVRIDQLIEIGWKGMLVLSLANLLLTAVIVGVTV
- a CDS encoding NADH-quinone oxidoreductase subunit D codes for the protein MSLEKPSRDTALDVGVTEDGLDYDALADLLGGHVLDREEHVNAEGFVIRPDEVQEVLSTLKEEAGFDHCACVTAQEYDDRYESIYHLRKYDDPTQELSVVVPSPKDDPHNESAARVYDTADWHEREAYDLVGIDYDDHPDLRRILLPETWQGHPLSQDYNQDQPQIVSLREHANPLQDDKRSEDDPDTMFVNIGPHHPATHGVLHVETVLDGEQIADIEPDIGYLHRCEEQMCQQGTYRHQIMPYPDRWDYISAGILNEWAYARAAEDLADIEVPEYAQIIRTMSAEMCRIASHELALATFALDVFGDFTAVFQYGIRDREIVQNLLEDLTGQRLMFNYLRLGGVAWDLPEPREEYFEKVRDFLDDLPHKLEEIHDLVTGNEIFQMRCVDTGVLSKEMVKQYGATGPVARGSGVDYDLRRDDPYGYYDELDWNVVTEQGGDNFSRVLVRLREVEESARIIEQCVDLLEQWPEDDREIQANVPRTLRPDPDREIYRSVEGAKGELGIYIRSDGTDKPARFKIRSPCFSNLQTLPEMSQGEYIPDMIASLGSLDIVLGEVDR
- a CDS encoding NADH-quinone oxidoreductase subunit B, coding for MSSDQTPPAVEDVSTQEARMGDGADDRFNSTLREAFGSTPFILTKFDKFMNWVRGSSMFMLQFGIACCSIEMIHTYAIKHDLDRFGSGVPRASPRQADVIIVPGTIVSKFAPRMKRVYDQMPEPKFVVSMGSCTISGGPFQEGYNVIKGAEEVIPVDIHVPGCPPRPEALIYGIAKLQERIAEGESSPVTVKPYELEEFGDLEQDELVDKLASEIDEEDLVMRYNWNDSP
- a CDS encoding NADH-quinone oxidoreductase subunit A, which translates into the protein MSNPWIAIGALAVVALAIPVSMMAVSSLLRPSVPEQGKRTTYESGEVPTGSSQKIKFNIQYYMVALLFVIFDIETVLIFPWTVIYSDAVAEFGMTTALLPMVVFIGVLIVGLGWAWRNGAVQWVRSPRATKGADTYE